The nucleotide sequence TTGTACAAAGTAAACATTCCAACTCGAGCTACGTTCAGAAAATGGAGTTCATCTTTTGAAAACAGACGCTGTTTAAATGTCTTGTCAGAAGGGAACCAATCTTCTTCCAGTGCGTTTATTTCTAGAATGAGAGCAGTGAATTAGTTATTTGGATGATTAATAATAACTTACTCTTTGCTGGTCCAATTTCTCTGGATTTACTCGTCTTGCCATCTACTCAAGCCACTGATGTAAGCCTTTTAGAAGTTACGCTGGATGGGATAAAGTAATGTAAACAATGTTTTCAACAAGTCGAGCAATATATAATTGATAGCGTTTTGCATACGTTAATTATGTCTTGAGCGAATCCTGATGACATAGACCTGTTTTAATTCCGATATACAACCATCATTTATGATCGAATTCTTTTTAAGCTTTACTTTAGTAGCTACCATAAAGGCGAAGAAGTTCTTCAACTGCTTTCTAAAGTAAATAAATTGTTAAACGTACGCATATTTAAGACCCATGTCGGCAATTGGAAATCTTACATCAATATCACTGACTTCCGGAACTGAAAATGTCTTTCAAACTTCTAAATTGCCaagcaattttgaaaattacgccgattttcttcctttcttcttattGTCATTTTCCGTTTTGTGTCCATACGAAGAACAGGTGTAAAAAACCAATCGCCACCAGGTGAAGGATTTCATTTGCGAATTAATCGAGCAATGCACCTTAGTACACTCAAAGTAAATTTTCCCAACGAAAAACTTTTTACGAGCCACCAGAGATATTTTCATTTGATCCATAAAAATATCTGGTTTAGAAGGGATTATGTTTATTTATCGAATTTTAATAATTACCCGACAACGTCTGGCGAGTTCAAAGTGCACTAATACTTTCTCTGTTGCTCAACACTAAATGGTTCCGATGGTAAAGGCTTAATGcctttttaaagtaaaaatgtttaagtAAAATTTAGTCCATAGTAAATCTTAAGAGATTTGTGCGAAGAACGGAttcagttttgttcttttgtaggtgtacttgaaacaaatttgcatCTCCATAGCTTGAACAGTGGGCCTAATGACAAGAATCAACGGAAATGCAAGCTGTTCTAACAGCTTTTTTTCCGCAAGttaaattaaagtttcatttgcgaaaatttgaaaatataattttaattttacagccGACGGTCTTAAAAAGAGAACGAGATTGAGAAGGATATGAATTATTTGAGGAGAAAATGCTGTACGTCAAAAAAATTAACGAGTACATTTAGGTTTAAAGCAGGTGCCCTATGGAAATGCGTGGAATGAGGCAAATATACTCGACATGTACCCTTCTTCATTTCAACTTAAAGCATTATACATTCACTTTAATATTATTCGTATAAATTCTAAACTATATCTTAACTTCAACCGACCGCATCACgataaaattatctttattgttaaacaaaatagTGTGCTGATCCCCTACTACTTTgctaaactgaaattttaattagGTACACCTTGCAGAAGCGAAAATAAATTCATTGTTAAGTCTTTTGCTTCAACATACGTTTTGGCGTGCCCATCTATATTTCGAGATATGTTGATTGTTGGTAGCGCAATACGAAAACCTTGAAAGTAAATAGTGAAAATACTTACCAGCAGAACATTGGGCGTATGTGAGGATCGACGaaaggaaaaccaaaatgaaatgGCACTTGAAATCAGCAGACATGACGGATGGTTAACGAGAGCGCTGAAGCTTATCAAACTTTTCATGCGCATCTAAGACCGTGAAGATTAGTTTCAAGTAGTTTACTTTTTGGTGATGATATTGATGATATTCCTAAAGTATTGTTCAGCTAGCTTGCGTTTAACACCGAAACGATGGCTGACGATATAAAACAAAGAACTGCCTTCTAGAGCGTTTTGTCTAAAGGCAAAAATTACTTCCTGTTTCCATCAGGGGGTACATGGGAAAATCAGTAGCAGCTAGAAAGTGACAGCTGATTGAACAAAGAATTGTCTTGTTCTGAGAGATAGAACAATCACATAGATGTCACCTAGTTTGCATAAGTTCGGAGaaatactaaaagaaaattaatatgCGAGTGCTATTAAAAATGCCTTTGGATTTTGACTCTTTATTGTCTATTGTCTCAAAGGCGAATTACAAGTCAACCAGACTAACTGTCATTCGGTTAATTAGTGTGAAAAAAAGAGATATGAACTTATCGAATGGCTGTGAGGTCGTatctaaaaaacattttttgtttttacttttaatccgtccctctttttttgttgtagatTATTTCAGTCTATTATTTTAGCAGGCTATGCACATCACAGCGATAaatgatgggggggggggggggggcattaTTCGAATCAAGTGCGTAATGGGGGTGCTTGGAACTACAAAAAGTATTTTGCCGAAAGGGGACCGTGTTACAACCATTTGAATTAACTTATTGTACCCTATAACTACTTAGATTACATACATATGGAAAATGGATTGAAACTCATTCTGCGGTTACAATTCATGGTTCATGAATGGAAGAGGAATAAAGATTGAATCAATTACTAGCGGGGCAAATGAGGCAAGAGACATTAGTCTTACGCGAGGTAATTTATGAATATCCAGAAATAAAAAGGTTTTCTTATTTGCGTGAGATAATAGCCTTCCTCCAAGTCTATTTGGGAATTTTGAAACGTGGAGAAAAGTGTTCTGGCTAAGCTTTAACAGGAGTATTGTCCAATACCTGGAAAGAGGGAGAAACACAATATCTCAAGGTATAAACTTGTCTGCCTTGACTTTCGTATGAAGTTGTTAGCAGTGTACAcgatatttctttctttattttaagcaAATATTTAATGTTGAAAACGGTGTAATCGATGATGGAAGATTGGCAGGTTACAAAAACAATGTATTCTTAGGTGACAACCAATCGCTAATGAAGATAGTATTTTCGTGAATGTTCTGCATCAGTAATTAGCTACACGGAAGTCACAATCAAAGATTACTGATGTGCGTTCGATTTATCTTAATGGGAGTTGAGGTTAGCTTAGGATTATAGTCTTGCACCGTGTTGTTGTATTGTTAATCTGAAATCTATATCATTACTTGTTTCGcgataaaacaagaaaaaatttttgctaACTTATGAAAATAGGATGGCCATCCGATAGCCTGAGTTAGACATCCGTAATGAGTACCTATTACATGTGCCAGCTCATTTTTCGGACcagataattttatttcttctcgCCTGTCTTTTAGGAAAGATCACGTAATTCATTATTGACGTAAAGTATGACAGTTCTTTGTTCCGTCTATCGATTAACTACCTGGTCACAGTGTCTTCGGACCGTTATCAACATTCTAAGGAGCATCTGTCACCCGCGATGATCAAACAGAAGCAAGAAAAATGTTAGCTGCGATGTCAATCAGTTTTTATGCTGCTGTCTAGGTGTGAtattgaaatatttacatctggAAGACGTTCCTATTTGCACTGTCGGCAAAATGTCATTAATTTATGATCTCTGATTTGGATTTTACCTCCAAAACATTCCGTGCTATTTAAGTTATTCCAACCTTTTCAGACACGGAGATAATTTCACTAAGTTGACGAATCGCGATGTAGGTGTGCTCTTGAAATATTTGCATCGCGGAGACGTCTTTCATAACAATATTGGCCGAACAGCAGCGAGTAAGAGGGCAATAAAGTAGAAGTTACTAGATATAAAAGTCGTCCTGCAATCCTTGAAGAAAGGAAGTTCTCGACAAACGATAAATCAGGCGAAATCCGTGACCACTTTTCTCGAGGGTTAGTGAAAACGTGGTTTGTGATGGGATTAATATAGGGATGATTGTTTCTTCAGCAACGTTGTAGAAggagtatcttcaaaaagaaggacgaaaaacaagtgaaaactAGAAAATTTGATGGGGATGATTTTTTCCCTTGAAAGTAAATTACTCCTCACTTTGGTATTCAGCAAAGTATAGCTTTTCTGAAAACTTAGTATATCAAAGCAAGTGATATGTTAAGGTCAATATTTGCCCCGGATAAATTTTCTGACATATAAATCAAGTTTTACTTTATAGTGATGTTGAACTAAATCCAAAGCCTACGTTAACAGcatttgctttatttaacaCAAAGATTAATTAAGTGAATTGGGCTTAAGGCCATAAACAGGCTTATGGCCATCTTTCGTTTGTTGATGCTGTTATTCAGAAGTTATTTGCTACTCTAAATTGTCAACTTTCTTTTCATGATGCTGGTATTCGGTACTTGAGAGACCAATAGCTAATTACAACCAGAGTAAAAGAAACTAACGATGGgagaaacaacaataacagcttttaataaaaaggaaaaggagctATGAATTTTGATAATGCGGAAGTTAGAAGAATAATCATTTATTTTCGATGGGAAATACCAAGTTTTCCCGTTTTTCTATACCTACCGGAGAAAACCTTTGGATCTTTTCTATTTCTTCCCTCAAGCCTATAAAAGATCAACTGATCGCGAGAGAAGAAGACATGCTTACCAGTAACTAACTATAGATATGAATTTCAGAGCCAGCCGGAGATATGAAATTGTCAGAGTCAAGCAGAAGGGTGGATAAATAGGCAGAGCGGAAATAACCCAGGGATACGGGCTTGCACAGGAATAAGGAAATGTGGTAAAAAGACGCAATAGGCATCAAGAGTTAAGGAGGAAAGTTACATTCAAGTATCATTGCATTTCGGTGCCACATAGGATTTTATTAGATTAGCATCCCGTCAGACTTTCTGGGTATGGGTTCTGGACATTCTACGCTTATCAGTTAACCTTATATTAAAAATTACTCAATCGCTGGTTTATTCCGCTGAGGACAACGGAAAAGTCCTCTGGAGCAGGGTATTCTATTCTAATGAATAATCGTTCACATAAACATTTAGgctacaaaacattttttttttcatttcaatcctTTAAAAAGAATGATGAGGTAATTTTGGCATGCTAAAGGCAGGAATGAGGTTGAGAAACGACGAATCTTCGTGCCCttgttcagaaacaaatttcaaggaattttccAGGACTTAGATTGGTTTTTCCAGCCTTTGAAATTGTAAGAATGATGTTTTAAATAACAAGAGAAATAGGTATCAGCTGACAATTGTAGCTTAAACGGATAAATTATTAACTTTCGCTGGTACAGATTCAAACGACTCATACAATGTGGACATATTCGATTACCAAAGCATGCAAATTCTGTTTTATAAGCTGAGTTTTTCTAATTCATCACTGTACCAGgatgtatcccatggctttGATATGTTTTATCCCGTTATCCACACCACTTCGACTTGCCTCATTACCACTAGTGTTCGAATCGTCAGGGTTACCACCTGTGCCAAATCCGATCCTTGAGTCGCACGAGGAACACTCATTCTGGTTGTTGCTAACAATACCAATTCTGGTTTTAGAATTTTCACTTCTACTACAAACAGCATTGAACCCTTCTTTGTTGCAGTTGTACTGTAATGAGCCTTGCGAGCCAATCAACTCTTTCCACTTGTCACGACCCAGTGAGGTGGCGCGGTATTgcccatcagcgatcagtgagtgCAGAGAGTCAGCCTGCTTGTGAATGACAACGAACCTGAGCTGTTGGTTGATCTTCATACCGAGGCAGATCTTAGAGAAGGATGTGTTACAGTAGGTGGGCAGCTTTGTTTCCTGCTCGTCGAACCCAGTCTCTCCTCCGGGGAGGTTGTATCCTTTATAATCACTCCAGTAATGTGCATTGTAATGAAAAGTGGTCTGTAACAAAAAGAGTCAAAGAATCCCCTCCTTGCTTCTTTAGTATTCATTACTGGTATTATCATAACTAATAGCACTCGCCATTGTTGTTTCCAACCTTAGAATGATCATCTCAACTTGCATCTTCCTCAAAGAGTTTTTTTGactaattaaaaaatgtattttcaattggtcaaaagaaaaagaaaacgtgcAAGTCACTAATTTTGTCTTCTTATAGACCTATGAGTATTTTTCAAGCTTGATGCTATCTGTATTAGTTCATATTTCCTGTATGCTGTTTAAGTTTATAACGCTGCAAGATTTATGGCTGTGCCATAAATCGGCTCTAATTATTATATACCATATTGCCGTCCATCTTCATGAccggcgtccatcctccatctccacatccaaaatctcccATGTGACAGAGAACGGAGACTGGTTTGGAGTCCAAACGGAGGGTGACCAGTTTACTAACATCAGACCTATTTGCAATAATTAAGAACCCTAACTTACGTATCAAAAATAATGATTTTGTCTTTATGATCTAATAGATAGATGCAGTCCCACAATAAAAACAAGTAGATTTGAGTGCCTCTCAGAGTAAAGATAAATATTTGTTGCTAAAATGCCAGCCTTCTCCTTCTCGCTCTATACATGTATATCTCCTATCGAATATCGGGACTTTCCCTTTAGAACGCTTTTAACGGGGAACTGAGATGGGAAGGTTATTTTATGTCTCATCGCAAGTGCTCCATTTCACTGAAAAAAGACCACTCGTGCTCAACAGTCTCTTCCAGTCTCGCAGTCTACTCAACTATACCGCAATAGTAGAAAGAAAACACGACAACAATGGGAAGAATACAgcatttttgttgctgttgctcTTTAATAACGTTTACAATATTGCACGTATTAGTTGTTGCATGTGTCTTCAAAGATGAGCTTAAGCATTAGAGAAGTTTGCATAATGGGTTATGTCATTAACACAAAGTTCTACTAACatagggggagggggggtggagAGGCTCAGGTAATAATGTGATATCATTTGCATCGAGAAAAACAAGTGATCTCGTCAAATGGTTTGCTTGATGATAGTTTTTGAGTTCAAGTGACAAAAAACATGTTAGGAAACAAACTTACCTGTACATTTCATACAATTCCTTGCACGACTTCACGGctttgggaaaaaaagatgatttggAAATATCAACTgggttaataattaaaattagctttcgtaaagagtttcaaagcagacgtttcgagcgttagcccccTTGTCAGAGCTCGGGTAGGATATTTG is from Pocillopora verrucosa isolate sample1 chromosome 7, ASM3666991v2, whole genome shotgun sequence and encodes:
- the LOC131795929 gene encoding uncharacterized protein, which codes for MFAVFKRYLNLIFLSSIFSAAQFSSGIKSSEEGWRPLRQTFKQRQFSKEEFYYLNVTRVGMFTSNDMFDCTFECVRNTLCLSINMAASRGADGKLWCELLSSDKNRADAENYSQNMSSHHLSIRSPCSSSPCQNGGTCIPNYDFNSYDCLCAQGFVGEYCEKAVKSCKELYEMYRSDVSKLVTLRLDSKPVSVLCHMGDFGCGDGGWTPVMKMDGNMTTFHYNAHYWSDYKGYNLPGGETGFDEQETKLPTYCNTSFSKICLGMKINQQLRFVVIHKQADSLHSLIADGQYRATSLGRDKWKELIGSQGSLQYNCNKEGFNAVCSRSENSKTRIGIVSNNQNECSSCDSRIGFGTGGNPDDSNTSGNEASRSGVDNGIKHIKAMGYILVQ